A window of Gavia stellata isolate bGavSte3 chromosome 29, bGavSte3.hap2, whole genome shotgun sequence contains these coding sequences:
- the SRRM1 gene encoding serine/arginine repetitive matrix protein 1 isoform X2, protein MDAGFFRGTSAEQDNRFSNKQKKLLKQLKFAECLEKKVDMSKVNLEVIKPWITKRVTEILGFEDDVVIEFIFNQLEVKNPDSKMMQINLTGFLNGKNAREFMGELWPLLLSAQENIAGIPTAFLELKKEEIKQRQIEQEKLASMKKQDEDKEKRDKEDKDNREKRDRSRSPRRRKSRSPSPRRRSSPVRRERKRSHSRSPHHRTKSRSATPAPEKKEATPEPEPSVKPKETVVQEATSNNDIPKAPKPEPPVPETKENSPERNSKKEREKEKEKTRQRSPTRSKSRSRSRSRSPSHSRPRRRHRSRSRRRPSPRRRPSPRRRSPPRRMPPPPRHRRSRSPVRRRRRSSASLSGSSSSSSSSRSRSPPKKPPKRTVSSPPRKTRRLSPSASPPRRRHRPSPPASPPPKPRRSPTPQQSNRARKSRGSVSPSRASAPKHKSAEKRESPSPAPKPRKAELSESEEDKGGKMAAADSVQQRRQYRRQNQQSSSDSGSSSSSEEERPKRSNVKNGEVGRRRRHSHSRSPSPSPRKRQKESSPRRRRRSPSPPPARRRRSPSPAPPPRRRRSPSLPRRRSPSPPPRRRSPSPRRYSPPIQRRYSPSPPPKRRTASPPPPPKRRASPSPQSKRRVSHSPPPKQRSSPTAKRRSPSISSKHRKGSPPSRSNRETRSPPQNKRHSPSPRPRASHTSASPPPPRRGASASPQRRQSPSPSTRPIRRVSRTPEPKKTKGSTPSPRSARRVSSSRSASGSPEPALKKHQGPSSPTRSRSPSANWSPAKKAKSPTQSPSPARNSDQEGGGKKKKKKKDKKHKKDKKHKKHKKHKKEKAAVAVAAAAVAAADTTSAQEDQEAETEPKKETESEPEDNLDDLEKHLREKALRSMRKAQVSPPS, encoded by the exons ATGGACGCGGGGTTCTTCCGC GGAACAAGTGCAGAACAGGACAATCGCTTCAGCAACAAGCAGAAGAAGCTGTTGAAGCAGTTGAAATTTGCAGAATGCTTAGAAAAGAAG GTGGACATGAGCAAAGTAAATCTGGAAGTAATCAAACCATGGATAACAAAACGAGTAACAGAAATCCTTGGATTTGAAGATGATGTAGTAATTGAATTTATATTCAACCAGTTGGAAGTGAAG AATCCAGATTCCAAAATGATGCAAATCAACCTGACTGGTTTTTTGAATGGGAAAAATGCTAGGGAGTTCATGGGAGAACTGTGGCCACTGCTGTTAAGTGCCCAAGAAAACATTGCTGGTATTCCAACTGCATTTCTGgaactgaagaaagaagaaataaaacagcgacag ATAGAGCAGGAGAAACTGGCTTCTATGAAGAAACAAGATGAAGACAAGGAGAAGAGGGATAAGGAAGACaaagacaacagagaaaaaagagacagatcCAGGAGTCCAAGAAG ACGCAAATCAAGGTCTCCTTCCCCTCGAAGGAGGTCGTCGCCTGTCAGAAGAGAGCGGAAACGCAGCCATTCTCGGTCCCCTCATCACAGAACCAAGAGCCGTAGTGCTACTCCTGCACcggaaaagaaagaggcaacTCCTGAGCCAGAACCCTCTGTGAAACCAAAGGAGACTGTTGTTCAAGAGGCAACTTCAAACAA tgatATCCCAAAAGCTCCTAAACCTGAACCTCCTGTACCAGAGACTAAGGAAAATTCACCCGAACGTAATTcaaagaaggagagagagaaggagaaagagaagactcGTCAAAGATCCCCAACTCGGTCCAAGTCAAGGTCAAGATCTCGATCACGTTCTCCATCTCATTCTCGACCAAGAAGGCGTCATAGATCACGGTCAAG AAGGCGACCAAGCCCGAGGCGACGGCCATCTCCAAGGAGAAGGAGCCCTCCAAGACGAATGCCTCCCCCACCCAGACACAGAAGAAGCAGATCTCCTGTGAGGCG GAGAAGACGGTCATCAGCATCCTTATCTGGCAGtagctcttcctcctcttcctcacgtTCCCGATCGCCACCAAAGAAGCCACCTAAAAGAACTGTATCCAGTCCTCCTCGTAAAACGCGTAGGCTCTCTCCTTCAGCAAGCCCTCCTAGGCGGAGGCACAGACCATCCCCACCAGCAAGTCCGCCTCCAAAACCACGTAGGTCTCCAACACCCCAGCAGTCGAATCGTGCAAGAAAAAGCCGTGGCTCTGTTTCGCCTAGCAGAGCATCAG CACCCAAACATAAGAGTGCTGAAAAAAGAGAATCTCCTTCGCCAGCACCAAAACCAAGGAAGGCCGAACTGTCTGAATCAG AAGAAGATAAGGGAGGTAAAATGGCTGCAGCAGACTCTGTTCAACAGAGGCGTCAGTACAGAAGGCAAAATCAACAGTCTTCATCTG ATTCTggttcttcatcttcatctgaAGAGGAAAGACCAAAAAGATCCAATGTGAAGAATGGGGAAGTTGGCAGACGCCGACGCCATTCACATTCACGCAGTCCGTCACCGTCTCCACGAAAACGACAGAAGGAATCCTCCCCTCG taggaggaggaggagtccaTCGCCCCCACCAGCCAGGCGGCGACGCTCTCCTTCGCCTGCCCCTCCTCCTAGGCGGCGGCGGTCACCTTCGTTACCTCGTCGAAG GTCTCCATCACCACCCCCACGCAGACGCTCACCTTCTCCACGGAGATACTCTCCACCGATACAGAGACGATACTCTCCTTCTCCACCACCTAAGAGAAGaacagcttctcctcctcccccacctAAACGAAGGGCATCACCTTCTCCACAGTCAAAACGCAGAGTCTCCCATTCGCCACCGCCAAAACAGAGGAGCTCACCAACTGCTAAAAGGCGTTCACCTTCGATATCTTCCAAGCACAGGAAGGGATCTCCTCCCAGTAGGTCCAATCGGGAAACACGTTCTccaccacaaaacaaaaggcATTCACCTTCACCACGGCCTAGAGCTTCTCATACCTCTGCAAGCCCGCCACCACCACGAAGGGGAGCTTCAGCTTCACCCCAGAGAAGACAGTCTCCATCTCCAAGCACTAGACCTATCAGGAGGGTGTCAAGAACGCCAGAACCTAAGAAGACAAA GGGTTCCACGCCAAGTCCACGATCTGCAAGACGGGTGTCTTCGTCACGGTCTGCATCAGGATCACCTGAGCCAGCACTGAAAAAACATCAAGGACCTTCATCTCCTACTCGGTCTCGTTCTCCTTCTGCAAACTGGTCACCTGCAAAAAAGGCTAAAAGCCCAACTCAGAGCCCATCACCTGCAAGG AATTCGGATCAAGAAGGGggtggaaagaagaagaagaaaaagaaggataaGAAGcataaaaaggataaaaagcacaagaaacacaaaaaacatAAGAAGGAGAAGGCTGCGGTGGCTGTAgcggctgctgctgtggctgcggCAGATACCACCTCAGCACAGGAAGACCAGGAAGCAGAGACAGAACCCAAAAAG GAGACAGAAAGTGAACCAGAAGACAACCTTGACGATCTAGAAAAACATCTGCGAGAGAAGGCACTGAGGTCGATGAGGAAGGCGCAAGTGTCACCACCATCCTAG
- the SRRM1 gene encoding serine/arginine repetitive matrix protein 1 isoform X3: MMQINLTGFLNGKNAREFMGELWPLLLSAQENIAGIPTAFLELKKEEIKQRQIEQEKLASMKKQDEDKEKRDKEDKDNREKRDRSRSPRRRKSRSPSPRRRSSPVRRERKRSHSRSPHHRTKSRSATPAPEKKEATPEPEPSVKPKETVVQEATSNNDIPKAPKPEPPVPETKENSPERNSKKEREKEKEKTRQRSPTRSKSRSRSRSRSPSHSRPRRRHRSRSRSYSPRRRPSPRRRPSPRRRSPPRRMPPPPRHRRSRSPVRRRRRSSASLSGSSSSSSSSRSRSPPKKPPKRTVSSPPRKTRRLSPSASPPRRRHRPSPPASPPPKPRRSPTPQQSNRARKSRGSVSPSRASAPKHKSAEKRESPSPAPKPRKAELSESEEDKGGKMAAADSVQQRRQYRRQNQQSSSDSGSSSSSEEERPKRSNVKNGEVGRRRRHSHSRSPSPSPRKRQKESSPRRRRRSPSPPPARRRRSPSPAPPPRRRRSPSLPRRRSPSPPPRRRSPSPRRYSPPIQRRYSPSPPPKRRTASPPPPPKRRASPSPQSKRRVSHSPPPKQRSSPTAKRRSPSISSKHRKGSPPSRSNRETRSPPQNKRHSPSPRPRASHTSASPPPPRRGASASPQRRQSPSPSTRPIRRVSRTPEPKKTKGSTPSPRSARRVSSSRSASGSPEPALKKHQGPSSPTRSRSPSANWSPAKKAKSPTQSPSPARNSDQEGGGKKKKKKKDKKHKKDKKHKKHKKHKKEKAAVAVAAAAVAAADTTSAQEDQEAETEPKKETESEPEDNLDDLEKHLREKALRSMRKAQVSPPS, from the exons ATGATGCAAATCAACCTGACTGGTTTTTTGAATGGGAAAAATGCTAGGGAGTTCATGGGAGAACTGTGGCCACTGCTGTTAAGTGCCCAAGAAAACATTGCTGGTATTCCAACTGCATTTCTGgaactgaagaaagaagaaataaaacagcgacag ATAGAGCAGGAGAAACTGGCTTCTATGAAGAAACAAGATGAAGACAAGGAGAAGAGGGATAAGGAAGACaaagacaacagagaaaaaagagacagatcCAGGAGTCCAAGAAG ACGCAAATCAAGGTCTCCTTCCCCTCGAAGGAGGTCGTCGCCTGTCAGAAGAGAGCGGAAACGCAGCCATTCTCGGTCCCCTCATCACAGAACCAAGAGCCGTAGTGCTACTCCTGCACcggaaaagaaagaggcaacTCCTGAGCCAGAACCCTCTGTGAAACCAAAGGAGACTGTTGTTCAAGAGGCAACTTCAAACAA tgatATCCCAAAAGCTCCTAAACCTGAACCTCCTGTACCAGAGACTAAGGAAAATTCACCCGAACGTAATTcaaagaaggagagagagaaggagaaagagaagactcGTCAAAGATCCCCAACTCGGTCCAAGTCAAGGTCAAGATCTCGATCACGTTCTCCATCTCATTCTCGACCAAGAAGGCGTCATAGATCACGGTCAAG GTCTTACTCCCCTAGAAGGCGACCAAGCCCGAGGCGACGGCCATCTCCAAGGAGAAGGAGCCCTCCAAGACGAATGCCTCCCCCACCCAGACACAGAAGAAGCAGATCTCCTGTGAGGCG GAGAAGACGGTCATCAGCATCCTTATCTGGCAGtagctcttcctcctcttcctcacgtTCCCGATCGCCACCAAAGAAGCCACCTAAAAGAACTGTATCCAGTCCTCCTCGTAAAACGCGTAGGCTCTCTCCTTCAGCAAGCCCTCCTAGGCGGAGGCACAGACCATCCCCACCAGCAAGTCCGCCTCCAAAACCACGTAGGTCTCCAACACCCCAGCAGTCGAATCGTGCAAGAAAAAGCCGTGGCTCTGTTTCGCCTAGCAGAGCATCAG CACCCAAACATAAGAGTGCTGAAAAAAGAGAATCTCCTTCGCCAGCACCAAAACCAAGGAAGGCCGAACTGTCTGAATCAG AAGAAGATAAGGGAGGTAAAATGGCTGCAGCAGACTCTGTTCAACAGAGGCGTCAGTACAGAAGGCAAAATCAACAGTCTTCATCTG ATTCTggttcttcatcttcatctgaAGAGGAAAGACCAAAAAGATCCAATGTGAAGAATGGGGAAGTTGGCAGACGCCGACGCCATTCACATTCACGCAGTCCGTCACCGTCTCCACGAAAACGACAGAAGGAATCCTCCCCTCG taggaggaggaggagtccaTCGCCCCCACCAGCCAGGCGGCGACGCTCTCCTTCGCCTGCCCCTCCTCCTAGGCGGCGGCGGTCACCTTCGTTACCTCGTCGAAG GTCTCCATCACCACCCCCACGCAGACGCTCACCTTCTCCACGGAGATACTCTCCACCGATACAGAGACGATACTCTCCTTCTCCACCACCTAAGAGAAGaacagcttctcctcctcccccacctAAACGAAGGGCATCACCTTCTCCACAGTCAAAACGCAGAGTCTCCCATTCGCCACCGCCAAAACAGAGGAGCTCACCAACTGCTAAAAGGCGTTCACCTTCGATATCTTCCAAGCACAGGAAGGGATCTCCTCCCAGTAGGTCCAATCGGGAAACACGTTCTccaccacaaaacaaaaggcATTCACCTTCACCACGGCCTAGAGCTTCTCATACCTCTGCAAGCCCGCCACCACCACGAAGGGGAGCTTCAGCTTCACCCCAGAGAAGACAGTCTCCATCTCCAAGCACTAGACCTATCAGGAGGGTGTCAAGAACGCCAGAACCTAAGAAGACAAA GGGTTCCACGCCAAGTCCACGATCTGCAAGACGGGTGTCTTCGTCACGGTCTGCATCAGGATCACCTGAGCCAGCACTGAAAAAACATCAAGGACCTTCATCTCCTACTCGGTCTCGTTCTCCTTCTGCAAACTGGTCACCTGCAAAAAAGGCTAAAAGCCCAACTCAGAGCCCATCACCTGCAAGG AATTCGGATCAAGAAGGGggtggaaagaagaagaagaaaaagaaggataaGAAGcataaaaaggataaaaagcacaagaaacacaaaaaacatAAGAAGGAGAAGGCTGCGGTGGCTGTAgcggctgctgctgtggctgcggCAGATACCACCTCAGCACAGGAAGACCAGGAAGCAGAGACAGAACCCAAAAAG GAGACAGAAAGTGAACCAGAAGACAACCTTGACGATCTAGAAAAACATCTGCGAGAGAAGGCACTGAGGTCGATGAGGAAGGCGCAAGTGTCACCACCATCCTAG
- the NCMAP gene encoding LOW QUALITY PROTEIN: noncompact myelin-associated protein (The sequence of the model RefSeq protein was modified relative to this genomic sequence to represent the inferred CDS: inserted 1 base in 1 codon) yields the protein MLLEENTKNPSSVSLHLVGSEFLMGSCLIITVKFWIIFYELSLLFXFCSQIKMTTAAPLINNTQFSVNVTTKSQEQSLYQSSGAIVAAIVVGVIIIFTVVLLILKTYNRHMRVKRELEPKPSKTAMPPALGQNSNSLSQHPTVTFIPVDIHMQNR from the exons AAAATACTAAGAACCCCAGTTCAGTGAGCCTGCACTTAGTAGGCTCTGAGTTTTTAATGGGTAGTTGCCTAATTATCACTGTCAAATTTTGGATAATATTTTATGAACTcagtcttcttt tcttctgtagccAAATCAAGATGACGACAGCCGCACCACTGATCAACAATACTCAGTTCTCAGTAAACGTGACCACAAAGTCTCAAGAACAAAGTCTCTATCAAA GTTCTGGAGCAATAGTTGCTGCCATCGTAGTAGGagtgattattatttttacagtggTTCTGCTCATATTGAAAACATATAACAG ACACATGAGAGTGAAGCGGGAGCTGGAACCCAAACCCAGCAAAACAGCAATGCCACCTGCTTTAGGGCAGAACAGCAACAGCCTGTCTCAGCATCCTACAGTGACTTTCATACCGGTGGATATCCACATGCAGAACAGGTAA
- the SRRM1 gene encoding serine/arginine repetitive matrix protein 1 isoform X1, translating into MDAGFFRGTSAEQDNRFSNKQKKLLKQLKFAECLEKKVDMSKVNLEVIKPWITKRVTEILGFEDDVVIEFIFNQLEVKNPDSKMMQINLTGFLNGKNAREFMGELWPLLLSAQENIAGIPTAFLELKKEEIKQRQIEQEKLASMKKQDEDKEKRDKEDKDNREKRDRSRSPRRRKSRSPSPRRRSSPVRRERKRSHSRSPHHRTKSRSATPAPEKKEATPEPEPSVKPKETVVQEATSNNDIPKAPKPEPPVPETKENSPERNSKKEREKEKEKTRQRSPTRSKSRSRSRSRSPSHSRPRRRHRSRSRSYSPRRRPSPRRRPSPRRRSPPRRMPPPPRHRRSRSPVRRRRRSSASLSGSSSSSSSSRSRSPPKKPPKRTVSSPPRKTRRLSPSASPPRRRHRPSPPASPPPKPRRSPTPQQSNRARKSRGSVSPSRASAPKHKSAEKRESPSPAPKPRKAELSESEEDKGGKMAAADSVQQRRQYRRQNQQSSSDSGSSSSSEEERPKRSNVKNGEVGRRRRHSHSRSPSPSPRKRQKESSPRRRRRSPSPPPARRRRSPSPAPPPRRRRSPSLPRRRSPSPPPRRRSPSPRRYSPPIQRRYSPSPPPKRRTASPPPPPKRRASPSPQSKRRVSHSPPPKQRSSPTAKRRSPSISSKHRKGSPPSRSNRETRSPPQNKRHSPSPRPRASHTSASPPPPRRGASASPQRRQSPSPSTRPIRRVSRTPEPKKTKGSTPSPRSARRVSSSRSASGSPEPALKKHQGPSSPTRSRSPSANWSPAKKAKSPTQSPSPARNSDQEGGGKKKKKKKDKKHKKDKKHKKHKKHKKEKAAVAVAAAAVAAADTTSAQEDQEAETEPKKETESEPEDNLDDLEKHLREKALRSMRKAQVSPPS; encoded by the exons ATGGACGCGGGGTTCTTCCGC GGAACAAGTGCAGAACAGGACAATCGCTTCAGCAACAAGCAGAAGAAGCTGTTGAAGCAGTTGAAATTTGCAGAATGCTTAGAAAAGAAG GTGGACATGAGCAAAGTAAATCTGGAAGTAATCAAACCATGGATAACAAAACGAGTAACAGAAATCCTTGGATTTGAAGATGATGTAGTAATTGAATTTATATTCAACCAGTTGGAAGTGAAG AATCCAGATTCCAAAATGATGCAAATCAACCTGACTGGTTTTTTGAATGGGAAAAATGCTAGGGAGTTCATGGGAGAACTGTGGCCACTGCTGTTAAGTGCCCAAGAAAACATTGCTGGTATTCCAACTGCATTTCTGgaactgaagaaagaagaaataaaacagcgacag ATAGAGCAGGAGAAACTGGCTTCTATGAAGAAACAAGATGAAGACAAGGAGAAGAGGGATAAGGAAGACaaagacaacagagaaaaaagagacagatcCAGGAGTCCAAGAAG ACGCAAATCAAGGTCTCCTTCCCCTCGAAGGAGGTCGTCGCCTGTCAGAAGAGAGCGGAAACGCAGCCATTCTCGGTCCCCTCATCACAGAACCAAGAGCCGTAGTGCTACTCCTGCACcggaaaagaaagaggcaacTCCTGAGCCAGAACCCTCTGTGAAACCAAAGGAGACTGTTGTTCAAGAGGCAACTTCAAACAA tgatATCCCAAAAGCTCCTAAACCTGAACCTCCTGTACCAGAGACTAAGGAAAATTCACCCGAACGTAATTcaaagaaggagagagagaaggagaaagagaagactcGTCAAAGATCCCCAACTCGGTCCAAGTCAAGGTCAAGATCTCGATCACGTTCTCCATCTCATTCTCGACCAAGAAGGCGTCATAGATCACGGTCAAG GTCTTACTCCCCTAGAAGGCGACCAAGCCCGAGGCGACGGCCATCTCCAAGGAGAAGGAGCCCTCCAAGACGAATGCCTCCCCCACCCAGACACAGAAGAAGCAGATCTCCTGTGAGGCG GAGAAGACGGTCATCAGCATCCTTATCTGGCAGtagctcttcctcctcttcctcacgtTCCCGATCGCCACCAAAGAAGCCACCTAAAAGAACTGTATCCAGTCCTCCTCGTAAAACGCGTAGGCTCTCTCCTTCAGCAAGCCCTCCTAGGCGGAGGCACAGACCATCCCCACCAGCAAGTCCGCCTCCAAAACCACGTAGGTCTCCAACACCCCAGCAGTCGAATCGTGCAAGAAAAAGCCGTGGCTCTGTTTCGCCTAGCAGAGCATCAG CACCCAAACATAAGAGTGCTGAAAAAAGAGAATCTCCTTCGCCAGCACCAAAACCAAGGAAGGCCGAACTGTCTGAATCAG AAGAAGATAAGGGAGGTAAAATGGCTGCAGCAGACTCTGTTCAACAGAGGCGTCAGTACAGAAGGCAAAATCAACAGTCTTCATCTG ATTCTggttcttcatcttcatctgaAGAGGAAAGACCAAAAAGATCCAATGTGAAGAATGGGGAAGTTGGCAGACGCCGACGCCATTCACATTCACGCAGTCCGTCACCGTCTCCACGAAAACGACAGAAGGAATCCTCCCCTCG taggaggaggaggagtccaTCGCCCCCACCAGCCAGGCGGCGACGCTCTCCTTCGCCTGCCCCTCCTCCTAGGCGGCGGCGGTCACCTTCGTTACCTCGTCGAAG GTCTCCATCACCACCCCCACGCAGACGCTCACCTTCTCCACGGAGATACTCTCCACCGATACAGAGACGATACTCTCCTTCTCCACCACCTAAGAGAAGaacagcttctcctcctcccccacctAAACGAAGGGCATCACCTTCTCCACAGTCAAAACGCAGAGTCTCCCATTCGCCACCGCCAAAACAGAGGAGCTCACCAACTGCTAAAAGGCGTTCACCTTCGATATCTTCCAAGCACAGGAAGGGATCTCCTCCCAGTAGGTCCAATCGGGAAACACGTTCTccaccacaaaacaaaaggcATTCACCTTCACCACGGCCTAGAGCTTCTCATACCTCTGCAAGCCCGCCACCACCACGAAGGGGAGCTTCAGCTTCACCCCAGAGAAGACAGTCTCCATCTCCAAGCACTAGACCTATCAGGAGGGTGTCAAGAACGCCAGAACCTAAGAAGACAAA GGGTTCCACGCCAAGTCCACGATCTGCAAGACGGGTGTCTTCGTCACGGTCTGCATCAGGATCACCTGAGCCAGCACTGAAAAAACATCAAGGACCTTCATCTCCTACTCGGTCTCGTTCTCCTTCTGCAAACTGGTCACCTGCAAAAAAGGCTAAAAGCCCAACTCAGAGCCCATCACCTGCAAGG AATTCGGATCAAGAAGGGggtggaaagaagaagaagaaaaagaaggataaGAAGcataaaaaggataaaaagcacaagaaacacaaaaaacatAAGAAGGAGAAGGCTGCGGTGGCTGTAgcggctgctgctgtggctgcggCAGATACCACCTCAGCACAGGAAGACCAGGAAGCAGAGACAGAACCCAAAAAG GAGACAGAAAGTGAACCAGAAGACAACCTTGACGATCTAGAAAAACATCTGCGAGAGAAGGCACTGAGGTCGATGAGGAAGGCGCAAGTGTCACCACCATCCTAG